One Halobacterium wangiae genomic window, CTGGACTAGACCAGCGTCGGGAGGACGTAGGCCACCGCGAGGCCGACGAGCAGGACGAGGAAGCCGACGCCCGCCTTCCCCATCGAGTACTGCTGCATCGGTGACGTGACGCGCTGGTCGGCCTCGCCACCCTCGTGCGCGTCGGGGTCGTGGGCCGTCCCCGGGGCGTCGCCGTGCGTCGTTCCGTCGTCGTGGTCTGCGGTCATGCGCGACGCTTCGAACGGGGCATACTTGGCAGTACCGAACCCGGGCGAGCGGTCGTGCTGTCGGCAGGTGTCCGCACAGACGAAACCCCTATTCGCGGCTCGCGCCAAGCGGAGGTATGCTCACCAAGCGCGTCGTGCCCTGCATCGACGTGGACATCGACGACGACGGGAACGCTGCCGTCTACACGGGGGTCAACTTCGAGGACCTCGAGTACACCGGCGACCCCGTCGAGATGGCCAAGCGGTACAACGAGTCGGGCGCCGACGAGTTCGTCTTCCTCGACATCACGGCGAGTTCGGAGGGCCGCGAGACGATGCTGGACACCGTCTCGCGGGTCGCCGACGAGGTGTTCATCCCGCTCACCGTCGGTGGCGGTATCCGGGACACGGAGGACATCAAGGAGACGCTGCGCGCGGGTGCGGACAAGGTCTCGATCAACACCGGAGCGCTCGACCGCCCGGAGCTCATCACGGAGGGCGCGACGGCGTTCGGGAGCCAGTGTATCGTCATCAGCGTCGACGCGAAGCGCCGCTTCGACGAGCGCGGCGAGCAGTACGTGCAGGTGGACGGCGAGTCCTG contains:
- the hisF gene encoding imidazole glycerol phosphate synthase subunit HisF is translated as MLTKRVVPCIDVDIDDDGNAAVYTGVNFEDLEYTGDPVEMAKRYNESGADEFVFLDITASSEGRETMLDTVSRVADEVFIPLTVGGGIRDTEDIKETLRAGADKVSINTGALDRPELITEGATAFGSQCIVISVDAKRRFDERGEQYVQVDGESCWFECMVKGGQEGTGVDALEWAAEAEERGAGELFVNSIDADGTKEGYDLPLTGAICDTVSTPVIASSGCGTPQHMADAFDAGADAALAASIFHFGEYTVEETKQYLDDHGVPVRH
- a CDS encoding DUF7550 family protein — its product is MTADHDDGTTHGDAPGTAHDPDAHEGGEADQRVTSPMQQYSMGKAGVGFLVLLVGLAVAYVLPTLV